From the genome of Bartonella sp. M0283:
ATGTCCAAGTTTATAATCGAGCATCACAATCGGCAGAAATGTTAACGGATTGGACAGCATTGTACCAAGAATGGCTGCCGCTACATTTCCACGCAACACCCAGGTTACCAACCCTGCCAGAATGATATGAAGCCCGAACAAAGGAGAACTGGCAGCCAAAATACCAATAGCAAATCCCAACGCCACTTGATGTGGCGTTGCAGAGATACGTAACAAGCGTTTTCCGTAATATTTCAATGAACGCGAAAATGACCGCCGTGGCCACAACCACACGCGTATTCGTTCCAAGAAACTTACAGGTTTTCTTCGGCGAAAAAGCATTTTGTCTTCATAAACGCCCCGACAGCACGAGACAATCTTTAATATTCAAATTATTGTCCTAACCTGAATTTTTCGCTTCTATTCAACAACACAATCTCTTTACCTTACAGATTTTTAGCTTGCTGGCCATTATTTTAAAAGTTAAAAAATCTTCATCCATGGGAGAGAAGAGGACATGACCATAACGAAAACCGGTACCGGGGGACAAGTGGAAACTACTTTTATTTCCATAATCTTCGCTGTGAGTTGTGGACATTTCCTGAACGACGTCATGCAATCCATGCTTCCCGCGATTTATCCCATTTTGCGGAACAATTATGGCCTGACCTTTCTCCAGATTGGCATTATCACCGCTGTTTACCAAATGACCGGCTCGGTTCTACAACCACTTATCGGCTTTTATACCGATAAGAAGCCAAGTCCCTATTCTTTACCTTTTGCTTCTGCTTCAACCATGATCGGGCTGCTTTTGCTCGCCAATGCACACCATTATTACATTTTATTGATCGGCTCGGCATTTGTCGGACTGGGATCATCCATCTTCCATCCGGAGGCTTCACGCGTTGCCCGTCTGGCGTCCGGCGGGAAATATGGCGTCGCACAGTCTATATTTCAAGTTGGCGGCAATTGCGGTTCGGCAATCGGACCGGTGATAGCGGCCGCGTTTATCAGCCAGCAACAACGCATCGGCTGGCTTTCCATACTTGCCTTTTTCGGTATCATAATTTTGACTTTTGTAAGCCACTGGTACGCCAATAACCTCAACAGGCGTTTGACAAAAAAAACGTCTGCCGATCAACATCTCTTGCCCAAAGTACAGGTCCGTAACGCCTTATTCGTTCTTGTCGGCTTAATGTTTGCCAAATATGTCTACATGGCCAGCATGCAGAACTATTATATGTTCTACACAATGGAAAAATTCGGTGTCAGTCTCCATCAGGCCCAGCTTTTGCTGTTCCTCTATCTCGGGGGAATTGCAATCGGCACGATATTCGGTGGACCGATAGGCGATCGTATCGGCGCCAGAACCGTTATCTGGGTGTCTATTTTG
Proteins encoded in this window:
- a CDS encoding DUF2062 domain-containing protein — translated: MLFRRRKPVSFLERIRVWLWPRRSFSRSLKYYGKRLLRISATPHQVALGFAIGILAASSPLFGLHIILAGLVTWVLRGNVAAAILGTMLSNPLTFLPIVMLDYKLGHFCFSFFGNADEIPLAEIREMFEGLSVSEAWGILLEAWDTVMKPILFGGVILGLFLASLAYICAYRATARFQKHRQEKMAEKVRVRLEKEEKQGAWQ
- a CDS encoding MFS transporter, which translates into the protein MTITKTGTGGQVETTFISIIFAVSCGHFLNDVMQSMLPAIYPILRNNYGLTFLQIGIITAVYQMTGSVLQPLIGFYTDKKPSPYSLPFASASTMIGLLLLANAHHYYILLIGSAFVGLGSSIFHPEASRVARLASGGKYGVAQSIFQVGGNCGSAIGPVIAAAFISQQQRIGWLSILAFFGIIILTFVSHWYANNLNRRLTKKTSADQHLLPKVQVRNALFVLVGLMFAKYVYMASMQNYYMFYTMEKFGVSLHQAQLLLFLYLGGIAIGTIFGGPIGDRIGARTVIWVSILGVFPFTVVLPYVNLPSTAILTVIIGMILASAFPAIVVFAQELMPGKVGTVAGLFFGLSFGIGALSSAALGWVMDIVGSQTMFEICSYMPALGLIAIFLPKIRTGRA